Genomic segment of Cronobacter dublinensis subsp. dublinensis LMG 23823:
TGAGCACCGCCCCTACCACGATGCCCTGGCAGAAGGTGGCGAGTATTGACCCGCTCAGAAACGCTTTATCCCAGAACGGACGGTGCGCTGGCGTCGCCTTGAAGCGGAACTCGAACGCCACGCCACGGAAAATCAGCCCGATCAGCATTAACGTCAGCGGAATGGTCAGCGCGTCGATGATCACGGCGTAGGCCAGCGGGAACGCGCCGAACAGCCCGGCGCCGCCCAGCACCAGCCACGTCTCGTTGCCGTCCCACACCGGCGCCACGCTGTTGACCATCACGTCGCGGTCGTGGCCGTCACGCACGAACGGAAACAGAATGCCGATGCCGAGATCAAAGCCATCCATCACGATATACATCAGCGTGGCGAAGACGATTATCACAAACCAGATGATGGAAAGATCGATACCCATTACGCTTTCTCCTCTGCGCTTTCCAGAGATTCGCCTGCCGCCGAGAGCGGACGCGCTGGCCTGCCGTCGGTGCTGGAAGGAATATCATCCAGCGGCTGCGGCCCTTTTTTAATCAGTCGCACCATATAGCTGTAGCCGACGCCGAACACCGAGGTATACACCACGATAAAGGCGATAAGGCTCAGGCTCATCTGCAAATCGCCGTGACCGGAGACCGCGTCCCGCGTGCGTTGCAGGCCATACACCACCCACGGCTGGCGGCCCACTTCGGTCGTTACCCAACCCGCGAGAATGGCAATCAGCCCGGCCGGGCCCATCCAGAGCGCGAAGTGGTGGAACGGACGCGAGGTATAGAGCCGGTTTTTATAGCGCAGCCAGACGCTCACCACGCCCAGCAGGATCATTAAGAGCCCCATCGCCACCATAATGCGGAATGACCAGAAGACGATGGTGGAGTTTGGCCGTTCATCTTTCGGAAACTCTTTCAGCGCGGGCACCTGTTTATCGAGGCTGTGCGTCAGAATGATGCTGCCGAGTTTAGGCACTTCCAGCGCGTATTTGGTGCGCTCTTCGTCCATATCCGGGATGCCGAACAGCGTCAGCGGCGTCGCCTCGCCCGGCGGGTTTTCCCAGTGGCCTTCAATGGCGGCAATCTTGGCAGGCTGATGCTTAAGTGTGTTAAGCCCGTGCATATCGCCAATCATTGCCTGGATCGGGGCGACAATCAGCGCCATCCACAGCGCCATTGAGAACATTTTGCGAATAGCGGGCGTGTCGTTGCCGCGCAGCAGATGCCAGGCGGCGGAGGCGCCGACAAAAAACGCGCTGCTTAAGAACGCCGCGACCGACATATGCAGCAGGCGATACGGGAACGACGGGTTGAAAATCACCGCCACCCAGTCCACCGGCACCACCTGGCCGTTGTGGATCTCAAAGCCCTGCGGCGTATGCATCCAGCTGTTGGAGGCGAGGATCCAGAACGTCGAAATCAGCGTGCCGAGCGCCACCATGCAGGTGGAGAAAAAGTGCAGGCCGGGGCCAACTTTGTTCCAGCCAAACAGCATCACGCCGAGGAAACCGGCTTCGAGGAAGAAGGCGGTCAGCACTTCATAGGTGAGCAGCGGGCCGGTAATGCTGCCGGCGAACTGCGAAAAACCGCTCCAGTTGGTGCCGAACTGATACGCCATCACCAGGCCGGACACCACGCCCATGCCGAAGTTAACGGCGAAAATTTTCGACCAGAAATGGTACAGCGAGCGCCAGACCGGATTTTTCGTTTTTACCCAAAGCCCTTCCAGCACCGCGAGATAACTGGCGAGACCGATAGTGATAGCGGGGAAAATAATGTGGAAAGAGACAGTAAAAGCGAACTGAATCCTTGCCAGATGAAACGCATCTAAACCAAACATGCAAACCTCATGACATAAAGTTGTCCGCGACAATGGTAATCAGGGGCAGCACGAACGTGCAGAAACAGAAAGACGTTATTTGACTATAACAGTTAAATAAAAAGTTGCGATTTTGCTTGCCTGATCTAACCAGACGGCACGATGATAATCGTTTTACGTTAACCCCTTGTGAAAGCGGCCGGATGCCGCGAGGTGCGATGAAAAAATATGAGCGGCTGGCCCAGCAGATAACCGACCAGATTGCGCTTGGGGTCTGGCACCCCGGCGACCGGCTGCCCTCCCTGCGCGAGCAGGTGGTGAACAGCGGCATGAGCTTTATGACTGTCAGCCACGCCTACCAGACGCTGGAAAGCCAGGGCGTCATCGTGGCGCGCCCGCAGTCGGGTTATTACGTCGCGCCGAAACCCTCCGCCCGCGCGCCGCAGGCGCTTGAACAGGTGACGCGCGACGAGCAGGTCGACATCAACACCTATATTTTCGACGTGCTCCAGGCGAGCACCGATGCCGCCGTGGTGCCGTTCGGCTCCGCGTTCCCCGATCCGCGCCTCTTTCCGCTGGCGCAGCTCAACCGGTCGCTGTCGAGCGTCAGCCGATCGGCGAACGCCATGAGCGTTATTGAGAACCTGCCGCCGGGCAACGAGGCGCTGCGCCACGCCATCGCGCGCCGCTACGCGATGCAGGGCATGAATGTTTCGCCGGATGAAATTGTCATCACCGCAGGCGCGCTTGAGGCCCTGAACCTCAGCCTGCAGGCCGTGACCGAGCCCGGCGACTGGGTGATTATCGAAAACCCCTGTTTTTACGGCGCGTTACAGGCGCTGGAGCGCCTGCGGCTTAAGGCGTTGTCGGTCGCCACCGACGCGCAGCAGGGGATCGATCTCGACGCGCTGGAGAAGGCACTCCAGGACTACCCGGTCAAAGCCTGCTGGCTGATGAGCAACGCCCAGAACCCGCTCGGCTTTACCCTGAGCGCGGAGAAAAAGCAGCAGCTGATGGCGCTGCTGGCGCGCCATCAGGTCGTGCTTATCGAAGATGACGTCTACAGCGAACTCTATTACGGGCGCGAAAAGCCGCTGCCGGTTAAAGCCTGGGACAATCAGGGGCTGACGCTCCATTGCTCGTCATTTTCTAAATGTCTGGTGGCCGGCTTTCGCATCGGCTGGGTGGCGGCGGGGCGACATGCGCGGCGCATTCAGCAGCTGCAACTGATGAGCACGCTCTCGACCAGTTCGCCAATGCAGATGGCGCTGGTGGATTACCTCGCCACCCGGCGCTACGACACGCACCTGCGGCGGCTGCGCCGCCTTCTCGCCGAGCGCAAACAGGCCGCGTGGCAGTCGCTGCGCCGGCATTTCCCGGCCGCGGTGAAAATCCATCGCAGCGAGAGCGGTTATTTTCTCTGGGTCGAACTGCCCGCGCCGCTCGACGCAGGAAAGCTGCACGAGCGCGCGCTGGCGCACCAGATAAGCATCGCGCCGGGAAGAATGTTCACCACCGGTAATCTCTGGCATAACTATTTTCGCTTCAACGCCTCCTGGGCGTGGGACGAGCGCGAAGAGCAGGCGGTGAAAACTTTAGGCGCGCTTATCCGCGAGGCGCTGAAAAACGCGCCGCGCGCTATCGGATCCCTCGCGGAATAATCCGCGCGTTTATTGTCTTTTATATTCTCAAATAAAGAACAGGTTATTGCCGAAATAAAAATCCCTGCGCCAGTAAGGCTTATTGCGCAGGGATTATTTCTGTTAATAGTGCTTTGGCCGACGCATACGAAATCATAATAGTTAACGGAAAACGCTTCACAACGCTAAGCGTCTGTCTACACTGTGAAAAAACGCAGCTGCTTTTATGCAACTTCAGCACCGAAACAATAAAGAGTGCGCGGTTTGTCACAACCTGAATAAATTCCGCAAGCGTGCGCAGGCGCGTTTATCCGCGCCTGTATATGGTTATTTTGGGAGATATTTTTACGGCACGGCGGCCGACTAATAATTCAGACAGGAGTAACGACCATGACCCATTCTTTCGCGCTTAGCGCGGCCGCCGCGCTGTGCCTGACGACCTGTATCGCCAGCGCCGCCGAGCCGCTTTCTCAACTCGGCCAGGGTGAAGGCCGCCTCGATATCATTGCCTGGCCTGGCTACATCGAACGCGGCCAGACGGATAAAGCCTACGACTGGGTAACCGAGTTCGAAAAATCCTCCGGCTGCGCGGTGAACGTCAAAACCGCAGCGACGTCGGATGAAATGGTCAGCCTGATGGCCAAAGGCGGCTATGATCTGGTTACCGCCTCGGGCGACGCCTCGCTGCGTCTCATCATGGGCAAACGCGTCCAGCCGATTAACACTGCGCTTATCCCCAACTGGAAAAACGTCGATCCGCGCCTGGTAAAAGGCGAATGGTTCAACCTCAACGGCAAGGTCTACGGCACGCCGTACCAGTGGGGACCGAACCTGCTGATGTATAACACCAAAGCCTTCCCGACGCCGCCGGACAGCTGGGCCGTGCTGTTTG
This window contains:
- a CDS encoding cytochrome ubiquinol oxidase subunit I is translated as MFGLDAFHLARIQFAFTVSFHIIFPAITIGLASYLAVLEGLWVKTKNPVWRSLYHFWSKIFAVNFGMGVVSGLVMAYQFGTNWSGFSQFAGSITGPLLTYEVLTAFFLEAGFLGVMLFGWNKVGPGLHFFSTCMVALGTLISTFWILASNSWMHTPQGFEIHNGQVVPVDWVAVIFNPSFPYRLLHMSVAAFLSSAFFVGASAAWHLLRGNDTPAIRKMFSMALWMALIVAPIQAMIGDMHGLNTLKHQPAKIAAIEGHWENPPGEATPLTLFGIPDMDEERTKYALEVPKLGSIILTHSLDKQVPALKEFPKDERPNSTIVFWSFRIMVAMGLLMILLGVVSVWLRYKNRLYTSRPFHHFALWMGPAGLIAILAGWVTTEVGRQPWVVYGLQRTRDAVSGHGDLQMSLSLIAFIVVYTSVFGVGYSYMVRLIKKGPQPLDDIPSSTDGRPARPLSAAGESLESAEEKA
- a CDS encoding aminotransferase-like domain-containing protein translates to MKKYERLAQQITDQIALGVWHPGDRLPSLREQVVNSGMSFMTVSHAYQTLESQGVIVARPQSGYYVAPKPSARAPQALEQVTRDEQVDINTYIFDVLQASTDAAVVPFGSAFPDPRLFPLAQLNRSLSSVSRSANAMSVIENLPPGNEALRHAIARRYAMQGMNVSPDEIVITAGALEALNLSLQAVTEPGDWVIIENPCFYGALQALERLRLKALSVATDAQQGIDLDALEKALQDYPVKACWLMSNAQNPLGFTLSAEKKQQLMALLARHQVVLIEDDVYSELYYGREKPLPVKAWDNQGLTLHCSSFSKCLVAGFRIGWVAAGRHARRIQQLQLMSTLSTSSPMQMALVDYLATRRYDTHLRRLRRLLAERKQAAWQSLRRHFPAAVKIHRSESGYFLWVELPAPLDAGKLHERALAHQISIAPGRMFTTGNLWHNYFRFNASWAWDEREEQAVKTLGALIREALKNAPRAIGSLAE